The Carassius gibelio isolate Cgi1373 ecotype wild population from Czech Republic chromosome B18, carGib1.2-hapl.c, whole genome shotgun sequence sequence gacttctgtagatagaacttttttttaaaatagaaaaatcccaaaatgtaaaaaaaaaattaaaaaaaattaaaacaaaaaagcgAATAACTCAATTTGGACAAAAAcatcagatagaaccttattattccaaggggacgatttgtTAATATTGCAAACCCTTACTTTTCTATTTTGGTGTGCCACCCCAAGATTTATGGTGGCCTCATTTGGCCACCCCTATTAAAATCTTTTGGGGGCGCCACTGATCCACATAACTTTACATTGTGAACATCAGGAACCAAACTACTGTTTGGAAGACAAATGAAAGGGGAATCTTGTGCTGGTTAGCAACTGGAGGACGGATAAAGGAATGCACAACCATACTAAAGGTTGTGGAACATTGGTTTgatagtgtgaaaaaaaaaaaaaaaaaccgaatcAAAACAATACCAATAGATAAGACGATGTTCTacaagtttattaaaaacactagatttacaCGACCAGAGTAACTCCTCCACTAGAAACCACGgtctgctccccagagacagccttgatacGAGTGTCCCTTCCTGAAAGAGAAACATTAGAAGTGAGAACGCGGTTCTAAAATGCTCAGTTCCTCTTGTCAAGAGAAATCAAGAACGCACGTTTCCTagtgcagctttgctcacaagagccagatgatggatggcacaccgctgtactgcagtggatgaagatctgacagggaagaaagaggctcaagtcacagaatccacaagtagtaaatatacaaatgttcaagtaaagggggcatacggtttcctgcagagcagccagcgaggctggatctacaaatgtgaacatcttcacaacaaagcgcttgtaATGGGTTGGGAATTGAAGACCAGATgatccagtcactggaaccagtgtggtcagatagcggtcatcctggtaagggcatctgaagaCAAAAGGGGGTTAGGaagggtctcccagcagactaacGGACAGACTGGCTGTACACTCACCCgtcgatcagaaggtcccactgggggagactgagtggactgggggttgaagtcGCCCAACAATGTCCCAGCATCAGGACAACGTTGGGGTCagtcctctccataatgtgcacctcaGCATACACAGGTtctcgcaggacttttgtgatggggTAATCAGTGTCACTGTAgtaggacgtgtaggcctcatcccctgaggaacaacactggggATTAACCAGGctccagtttgaaaggctttaggcagacacaggacaagaccttaccttcagcacagcctttggtgacacattggccattggccagtctgagctccaccctgagaggtccaggagcagctactggtggaggtggaggaacagagttgacttccacaaccagagcttccacagaagttcctgaatatctacactggaagagaaacctggacgacacacagcgagcttgtagcatttatcagggatTAATGTTCACACCAAGTCAtggatcacctactcaaaatgactgtcccttgtgatggaaccatacggtccaatccccacttcatacgatgaggtcattcggttttcatacaccacatatcctccatcctcctgtgaATAGGAACAGTGTCAGCATCCAGTCCATCATAAGCAATGCAGAATAAGACCAGTAGTAGCTTCTCACCATCATgctcgtgccacatgcggtcacagggaactggtatatagcaaaggaaggtgtagaccccacaggagcacagggtgggtcatttccacccagtagatgaaccgaatccagactcagtcgaggcagagtaacatctctagacaccactaccacaaactgaccatctctaatacactggacaGTCACTAGAATGAGGTACAAGAGCAGATTAAAGTGCAGGGAATCGGTTTAACACGAACAGAAGAAGATGGAGAACACTTACCTGCCCTcccatagaaacactgctgtccATTAAAGCAGCAGTCGATAGCTTCACACTcagcaccactgatcccaggtagaccacattggatctgctcagaatcagctacagcaCATTTATCAAGGGGCTCTGCCTGCACTACTGCCTTCTGAAACTGCTGTTTAACTGGCTTCTGAtgtggaaactgctggttagttagctgttgaaccggcttctgaagcggaaactgctggctagttagctgttgaactggcttctgaagcggaaactgctggctagttagctgttgaactggcttctgaagcggaaactgctggctagttagctgttgaactggcttctgaagcggaaactgctggctaggtAGCTGTTGAacc is a genomic window containing:
- the LOC127977742 gene encoding uncharacterized protein LOC127977742 isoform X4, whose amino-acid sequence is MARILCLVQILVVCAFCHAVPQWRKSLQDAQALMIQQTDQQFPVQKPVQQLTSQQFPLQKPVQQLTSQQFPVQKPVQQLTSQQFPLQKPVQQLTSQQFPLQKPVQQLTSQQFPLQKPVQQLTSQQFPLQKPVQQLTSQQFPLQKPVQQQTSQQFPVQKPVQQLTSQQFPLQKPVQQLTSQQFPVQKPVQQLTSQQFPLQKPVQQLTSQQFPLQKPVQQLTSQQFPLQKPVQQLTSQQFPLQKPVQQLTSQQFPLQKPVQQQTSQQFPVQKPVQQLTSQQFPIQKPVQQLTSQQFPLQKPVQQLTSQQFPLQKPVQQLTSQQFPLQKPVQPLTSQQFPLQKPVQQLTSQQFPLQKPVQQLTSQQFPLQKPVQQLTSQQFPLQKPVQQLTNQQFPHQKPVKQQFQKAVVQAEPLDKCAVADSEQIQCGLPGISGAECEAIDCCFNGQQCFYGRAVTVQCIRDGQFVVVVSRDVTLPRLSLDSVHLLGGNDPPCAPVGSTPSFAIYQFPVTACGTSMMEDGGYVVYENRMTSSYEVGIGPYGSITRDSHFEFLFQCRYSGTSVEALVVEVNSVPPPPPVAAPGPLRVELRLANGQCVTKGCAEGDEAYTSYYSDTDYPITKVLREPVYAEVHIMERTDPNVVLMLGHCWATSTPSPLSLPQWDLLIDGCPYQDDRYLTTLVPVTGSSGLQFPTHYKRFVVKMFTFVDPASLAALQETIFIHCSTAVCHPSSGSCEQSCTRKRRDTRIKDVSGEQTVVSSGGVTLVM
- the LOC127977742 gene encoding uncharacterized protein LOC127977742 isoform X5, with the translated sequence MARILCLVQILVVCAFCHAVPQWRKSLQDAQALMIQQTDQQFPVQKPVQQLTSQQFPLQKPVQQLTSQQFPVQKPVQQLTSQQFPLQKPVQQLTSQQFPLQKPVQQLTSQQFPLQKPVQQLTSQQFPLQKPVQQLTSQQFPLQKPVQQQTSQQFPVQKPVQQLTSQQFPLQKPVQQLTSQQFPVQKPVQQLTSQQFPLQKPVQQLTSQQFPLQKPVQQLTSQQFPLQKPVQQLTSQQFPLQKPVQQLTSQQFPLQKPVQQQTSQQFPVQKPVQQLTSQQFPIQKPVQQLTSQQFPLQKPVQQLTSQQFPLQKPVQQLTSQQFPLQKPVQPLTSQQFPLQKPVQQLTSQQFPLQKPVQQLTSQQFPLQKPVQQLTSQQFPLQKPVQQLTNQQFPHQKPVKQQFQKAVVQAEPLDKCAVADSEQIQCGLPGISGAECEAIDCCFNGQQCFYGRAVTVQCIRDGQFVVVVSRDVTLPRLSLDSVHLLGGNDPPCAPVGSTPSFAIYQFPVTACGTSMMEDGGYVVYENRMTSSYEVGIGPYGSITRDSHFEFLFQCRYSGTSVEALVVEVNSVPPPPPVAAPGPLRVELRLANGQCVTKGCAEGDEAYTSYYSDTDYPITKVLREPVYAEVHIMERTDPNVVLMLGHCWATSTPSPLSLPQWDLLIDGCPYQDDRYLTTLVPVTGSSGLQFPTHYKRFVVKMFTFVDPASLAALQETIFIHCSTAVCHPSSGSCEQSCTRKRRDTRIKAVSGEQTVVSSGGVTLVV
- the LOC127977742 gene encoding uncharacterized protein LOC127977742 isoform X2, whose product is MARILCLVQILVVCAFCHAVPQWRKSLQDAQALMIQQTDQQFPVQKPVQQLTSQQFPLQKPVQQLTSQQFPVQKPVQQLTSQQFPLQKPVQQLTSQQFPLQKPVQQLTSQQFPLQKPVQQLTSQQFPLQKPVQQLTSQQFPLQKPVQQQTSQQFPVQKPVQQLTSQQFPLQKPVQQLTSQQFPVQKPVQQLTSQQFPLQKPVQQLTSQQFPLQKPVQQLTSQQFPLQKPVQQLTSQQFPLQKPVQQLTSQQFPLQKPVQQQTSQQFPVQKPVQQLTSQQFPIQKPVQQLTSQQFPLQKPVQQLTSQQFPLQKPVQQLTSQQFPLQKPVQPLTSQQFPLQKPVQQLTSQQFPLQKPVQQLTSQQFPLQKPVQQLTSQQFPLQKPVQQLTNQQFPHQKPVKQQFQKAVVQAEPLDKCAVADSEQIQCGLPGISGAECEAIDCCFNGQQCFYGRAVTVQCIRDGQFVVVVSRDVTLPRLSLDSVHLLGGNDPPCAPVGSTPSFAIYQFPVTACGTSMMEDGGYVVYENRMTSSYEVGIGPYGSITRDSHFEFLFQCRYSGTSVEALVVEVNSVPPPPPVAAPGPLRVELRLANGQCVTKGCAEGDEAYTSYYSDTDYPITKVLREPVYAEVHIMERTDPNVVLMLGHCWATSTPSPLSLPQWDLLIDGCPYQDDRYLTTLVPVTGSSGLQFPTHYKRFVVKMFTFVDPASLAALQETIFIHCSTAVCHPSSGSCEQSCTRKRRDTRIKAVSGEQTVVSSGGVTLVM